Proteins encoded by one window of Bacteroidota bacterium:
- a CDS encoding efflux RND transporter periplasmic adaptor subunit, with protein MKNKWMILGIIVVVVLLTAVIAKKSGWIGDSGKKKVAVAEVERRTIVQLVSASGKVQPETELKISSDVSGEIVDLAIKEGQVVKKGDLLAKIKPDIYASDLDRARASLNTSISGLAGSKSRLEQAQSQAERAKTAYNRAKQLYDDKVISQQDFETSRSAYEVAKAEVDAANQNIRGSAFGIESANATVKQAQENLNKTAIYAPVDGTISSLSKRKGERVVGTNMMDGTEIMRLANLNEMEVVADVSESDIIRVHLNDTAEIEIDAYNDRTFTGIVTEIANTATSNMLTQSTDQVTNYTVKIRILRSSYEDLIPKDNPDMSPFRPGMSASVDVRTTKVLDVLSVPIQCVTTRDTTKDKKVDSKKFSVKIGNDNKDKKKENDNSSSTDDEKNIVECIYIIKENKAERVLVKTGIQDNNYIEIKSGLTGKEKVITKPYVTISKLLENGDDIEVVDEKELFEGEEK; from the coding sequence ATGAAAAACAAATGGATGATATTAGGAATCATAGTTGTAGTGGTATTACTTACAGCTGTGATAGCCAAAAAATCAGGATGGATTGGAGATAGTGGCAAAAAGAAAGTTGCGGTAGCAGAAGTAGAACGCAGAACAATTGTACAACTGGTATCGGCTAGTGGAAAAGTGCAACCAGAAACCGAATTGAAAATAAGTTCAGATGTATCGGGAGAGATTGTTGATCTTGCTATTAAAGAAGGACAGGTTGTAAAAAAAGGAGATTTACTGGCAAAGATAAAACCAGATATCTATGCTAGCGATTTGGATCGTGCGCGTGCATCACTTAATACAAGCATAAGCGGATTGGCAGGAAGCAAGTCGCGTCTGGAGCAGGCACAGTCTCAAGCCGAAAGAGCCAAAACTGCATATAACCGAGCCAAGCAATTATATGATGACAAAGTAATATCACAACAGGATTTTGAAACCTCACGTTCTGCTTACGAAGTTGCCAAGGCCGAAGTGGATGCTGCCAATCAAAATATACGTGGAAGTGCATTTGGAATTGAAAGTGCCAACGCTACAGTAAAACAGGCGCAGGAAAACTTAAATAAAACAGCCATCTATGCTCCTGTAGATGGAACCATTTCATCGCTTAGTAAACGTAAAGGTGAACGTGTTGTGGGAACCAATATGATGGATGGTACCGAAATTATGCGCCTTGCAAATCTAAATGAAATGGAAGTAGTTGCAGATGTAAGCGAGTCTGACATTATACGAGTGCACCTTAATGATACTGCTGAAATAGAAATAGACGCATACAACGACCGAACGTTTACAGGTATCGTTACAGAAATTGCGAATACAGCCACCTCCAACATGCTTACACAAAGTACCGATCAGGTTACTAATTATACGGTAAAGATTCGCATTCTACGCTCATCCTACGAGGACTTGATTCCAAAAGACAATCCAGATATGAGCCCATTTAGACCAGGCATGTCGGCTTCGGTAGATGTCAGAACTACCAAGGTCCTTGATGTATTATCTGTACCTATACAATGTGTTACCACACGCGATACCACTAAGGATAAAAAAGTAGATTCTAAAAAATTCTCTGTAAAAATTGGAAACGATAATAAGGATAAGAAAAAAGAAAATGACAATTCATCTTCTACCGATGATGAAAAAAATATTGTTGAGTGTATCTATATCATTAAAGAAAATAAGGCTGAGCGTGTCTTGGTAAAAACCGGAATACAAGACAATAATTATATTGAAATAAAATCAGGCTTAACAGGCAAAGAAAAAGTAATCACCAAACCCTATGTCACCATTTCAAAGCTTCTTGAAAATGGAGATGACATTGAAGTGGTTGATGAAAAGGAACTTTTTGAAGGCGAGGAAAAATAA
- the thiL gene encoding thiamine-phosphate kinase → MFENTDNRTELSSLGEFGLIELLAKSVQLYNKEVIKGIGDDAAVLDLKTSETVITTDMLTEGIHFDLSYTPLRHLGYKAVAINISDLCAMNATPLAITVSFAISNRFSVEAVEELYAGMMLACERYKVDIVGGDTVSSAGGLTISITAIGQCKKEKIIYRHGAAEKDLICVTGDVGAAYLGLQLLKREKQIFLENPKIQPDLSGNDYCLERQLKPEARIDIIQKFGEVGIHPSSMIDISDGLASELFHLCKQSNVGCRVYEEKIPIDVKAAELAEELNLNPITCAFNGGEDYELLFTAPISQYELIKSVSDISIIGHITEPITGLYMVDRGNQEIQLRAQGWSAFDVHNN, encoded by the coding sequence ATGTTTGAAAATACTGATAATCGAACCGAATTAAGCTCGCTTGGCGAATTTGGACTAATAGAACTGCTGGCTAAATCTGTTCAACTATATAACAAAGAAGTAATCAAGGGAATTGGAGATGATGCTGCAGTGCTTGATTTAAAAACTTCTGAAACAGTAATTACAACCGACATGTTAACGGAGGGTATTCACTTCGACTTGAGTTATACTCCACTAAGACACTTGGGCTACAAAGCAGTTGCCATAAATATTTCGGACTTATGTGCTATGAATGCTACACCTTTGGCAATAACTGTAAGCTTTGCAATCAGCAATCGCTTTTCGGTAGAGGCAGTTGAAGAATTATATGCGGGAATGATGCTTGCCTGCGAGCGTTATAAAGTTGATATTGTAGGAGGAGACACGGTAAGTTCTGCAGGTGGCTTAACTATAAGTATTACTGCCATTGGTCAATGTAAAAAAGAGAAAATAATTTATCGTCATGGAGCCGCTGAAAAAGACTTAATCTGTGTAACAGGTGATGTAGGAGCAGCTTATCTTGGTTTACAATTATTAAAACGGGAGAAACAAATTTTTCTCGAAAACCCTAAAATTCAACCCGACCTAAGCGGGAACGATTATTGTCTGGAGCGCCAATTAAAACCCGAAGCCAGGATTGATATCATTCAAAAATTTGGTGAGGTAGGTATTCACCCATCCTCTATGATTGATATCAGCGATGGCCTTGCCTCTGAGTTGTTTCACCTTTGCAAGCAATCAAATGTGGGTTGCCGCGTGTACGAAGAAAAAATTCCAATTGACGTGAAAGCGGCAGAGCTTGCCGAAGAACTCAACCTAAACCCTATTACTTGTGCGTTTAATGGTGGCGAAGATTATGAGTTGCTTTTTACTGCTCCTATATCACAATATGAATTAATAAAAAGTGTAAGCGACATTAGCATTATCGGACATATTACAGAACCTATTACCGGCTTGTATATGGTTGACCGAGGCAATCAAGAAATTCAATTGCGCGCACAAGGGTGGAGTGCTTTTGATGTGCATAATAATTAA
- a CDS encoding choice-of-anchor L domain-containing protein, with product MQLSLKKGKSNLIILLVLLLTSTTGLAQLTVTAGVTPQQLVNSILGGGVTVSNVTYNGNPISCGTFTATGSNLGMTAGITISTGDANQTGNANVFADDILNEPGDNDLDNIASPTYDAAILEFDFAAPSDSVEFKYIFSSEEYNEYVNTPFNDVFAFFISGPGIVGLQNIALLPNTAIPVAINNVNNGFSNGASTGPCTNCAYYIDNDGGASFYMDGLTTVLKAKAYITPCLTYHIKIAIADVGDENYNSAVFIEGGSFTSYSQLALYVNNAEVPDNDTVFACPGSIVTLSLNNLSNYIWSTGATTQTINVVVPQLGSVNQYTAYDSTLACGASSTSVYVAPIANNASINANGPLSFCPGGSVQLTTNNGQSYLWSNGATTQAILVNSAGAYTVIVTYGPGCTAQSPPVNVSLNSATASISGNTSVCSGSQTSLLANAGISYIWSNGTTTQSLTTAVAGTYTVTVTNSNGCTGTAVSTVLLNSLPTPLITGPANGCLGTPVILNGGSFSNYLWSNGATAASISVSGSSSYTVTVTDANGCTGTDSHTININTAAVPVISGPPSICNGGSAQISSSPGFSSYLWNTGNTSPILNSSVAGTYTLTVTDLNGCTATASFSLQVLPVPVPAITGTLSACAGNTISLNAGGTYASYLWSSGQSTQYIGTQTQGIYTVTVTAWNGCTGSTTASTTILPNPMPGVTGPAVICQGNSAVVQANSIFPIYQWSNGLTTQAVTLNSTGTYTVTVTATNGCTASVSHNLIVNPNPLPSITGNVVICFGDTTVLTATPGMNQYIWSNQASTSSISTSTSGTYTVTITDSNGCSATTNIPVTVNQLPVPLITGPTSICDGQVASLSTGAYSAYLWSTGALTSTISATMQSAYTVTVKDNNGCTATTSWSLIVHPLPLPLITGDTAICEGLNTTLSTGSFASYQWSNGSTSQTTATSSAGAYIVTVTSLFGCTNTSAVFNLQVLQAVANITPSGPLTFCNGETVTLSANLGTQYLWSNGSISQSVVISNTSNLYVTVVNTNGCTDTSQIVPVEVLETPDAAFLLDSSLICEGLRVQFAMMYHPLPGAKVKWNFGNGKTSTGTNPLIDFIQKGNYLITLSVINPNGCSDVDSVLLNVDFPLNPEAVFGTNPNINSFFDPKIEFYDLSKNAVAWYWNFGDDEASFEQNPIHYFKEAGEHRVQLTVTNIIGCQDTREEVIIISPLFIPNTFTPNGDGRNEEFFTSNYVAVVQSFSMIIYNRWGGIVYECDSFNKPWDGNDWAGNPAPQGTYVYKINVTTKGGKAHEFAGKINLLR from the coding sequence ATGCAACTCTCTCTTAAAAAAGGAAAATCAAATTTAATAATCCTGCTGGTATTGTTATTAACAAGCACGACAGGGTTAGCACAATTAACGGTTACTGCGGGAGTTACCCCGCAGCAATTAGTTAATAGTATTTTAGGTGGTGGTGTAACAGTAAGTAATGTTACGTATAACGGGAATCCAATTAGTTGCGGAACATTTACTGCTACCGGTTCAAATCTTGGAATGACGGCCGGCATTACGATTAGCACTGGTGATGCCAATCAAACAGGAAATGCAAATGTGTTTGCTGATGATATACTAAATGAACCAGGAGATAATGACCTTGATAATATAGCTTCGCCTACGTACGATGCGGCAATTTTGGAATTTGATTTTGCAGCACCTTCCGACTCGGTAGAATTTAAGTATATATTTAGTTCAGAAGAATACAATGAATATGTAAATACACCTTTCAATGATGTGTTTGCTTTTTTTATTAGCGGTCCCGGTATTGTTGGCTTGCAAAACATAGCATTATTACCAAATACAGCTATTCCGGTTGCAATTAATAATGTAAATAATGGTTTTTCGAATGGCGCCTCTACCGGTCCATGCACCAATTGTGCATACTATATTGATAATGACGGAGGTGCAAGTTTTTATATGGACGGTCTTACAACGGTGCTAAAGGCAAAAGCATACATTACTCCTTGCCTGACTTATCACATTAAAATTGCTATTGCCGATGTAGGGGATGAGAATTATAATAGTGCTGTATTTATAGAAGGAGGAAGTTTTACAAGTTACAGTCAATTAGCATTGTATGTAAACAATGCGGAAGTTCCCGATAATGATACAGTATTTGCTTGCCCTGGTTCTATTGTTACCTTAAGTTTAAATAATTTGAGCAATTATATTTGGAGCACAGGCGCTACAACCCAAACCATAAATGTTGTGGTGCCTCAACTAGGTAGTGTGAATCAATATACCGCTTATGATTCAACGTTGGCTTGTGGCGCAAGTTCGACCAGTGTATATGTAGCCCCTATTGCCAATAACGCCTCTATCAATGCCAATGGCCCATTGAGTTTTTGTCCCGGAGGAAGTGTACAACTTACAACTAACAATGGGCAGTCTTATCTATGGAGTAACGGGGCAACAACGCAAGCGATATTGGTTAATTCGGCTGGAGCATATACTGTAATAGTTACTTATGGGCCGGGCTGCACCGCTCAAAGTCCTCCTGTAAATGTAAGTTTGAATAGTGCAACGGCATCAATTTCGGGTAACACATCAGTTTGCAGTGGAAGCCAGACAAGTTTGCTAGCCAATGCTGGAATAAGTTATATTTGGAGTAATGGTACAACTACACAGTCCTTAACTACAGCAGTTGCAGGAACATATACGGTTACTGTTACTAATAGCAACGGATGCACTGGAACGGCTGTCTCAACAGTTTTATTGAATTCCCTGCCCACACCATTAATAACCGGACCTGCAAATGGATGTTTAGGTACCCCAGTTATATTAAATGGTGGATCGTTTAGCAATTATCTATGGAGTAACGGAGCAACAGCTGCATCAATAAGTGTAAGTGGCTCTTCAAGTTATACCGTTACCGTAACTGATGCAAATGGATGCACGGGCACCGACTCGCATACTATAAACATTAATACAGCAGCCGTTCCTGTAATTTCAGGTCCGCCATCTATATGTAATGGCGGGAGCGCACAGATCTCTTCAAGCCCAGGATTTAGTTCATACCTGTGGAATACCGGAAATACCAGTCCTATTCTAAATTCCAGTGTTGCAGGAACATATACACTCACCGTAACTGACTTGAATGGTTGTACGGCAACAGCATCGTTCAGCTTACAGGTCTTGCCAGTTCCTGTACCTGCAATAACAGGAACCCTCAGTGCTTGTGCAGGCAATACGATTAGTTTGAATGCAGGCGGCACGTATGCAAGTTATCTATGGTCGTCCGGGCAGTCTACCCAATACATTGGCACACAAACACAAGGAATCTATACCGTAACCGTAACGGCATGGAATGGTTGTACGGGCAGCACAACTGCTTCTACAACTATATTGCCTAACCCGATGCCGGGGGTTACCGGCCCGGCAGTAATATGTCAAGGCAATAGTGCAGTGGTACAAGCAAACAGCATCTTTCCGATTTATCAATGGTCGAATGGATTGACTACACAGGCTGTTACTTTAAATTCTACTGGAACGTATACCGTGACCGTAACGGCAACAAACGGATGCACTGCTTCGGTTTCGCATAATTTAATTGTTAACCCCAACCCGTTGCCCTCTATTACAGGGAACGTGGTAATTTGTTTTGGAGACACCACCGTATTAACAGCAACTCCGGGAATGAATCAGTATATATGGAGCAATCAGGCAAGCACTTCTTCAATAAGCACTTCTACATCGGGAACGTATACAGTCACTATTACAGATAGTAATGGATGTAGCGCAACCACTAATATTCCGGTAACCGTAAATCAGTTACCTGTGCCGTTAATAACGGGGCCTACTTCCATTTGCGATGGCCAAGTGGCATCATTGAGCACCGGTGCTTATAGTGCTTATTTATGGTCAACAGGGGCACTTACATCCACAATAAGTGCCACAATGCAAAGTGCATATACCGTTACTGTTAAAGATAATAATGGTTGCACAGCTACTACCTCCTGGTCGCTGATAGTACATCCATTACCCTTGCCATTAATAACTGGCGATACTGCGATATGCGAAGGGCTAAACACAACACTTAGTACCGGAAGCTTTGCAAGCTATCAATGGTCAAACGGAAGTACCAGCCAGACAACAGCAACCAGTAGTGCAGGAGCATATATAGTAACAGTTACTAGCCTTTTTGGGTGTACAAACACATCCGCAGTTTTTAACCTTCAAGTTCTTCAAGCGGTGGCAAACATTACGCCAAGTGGTCCGCTCACATTTTGCAATGGCGAAACGGTTACTTTATCTGCAAATTTGGGCACACAATATTTATGGAGTAATGGCAGCATAAGCCAGTCGGTAGTTATCAGCAACACGTCTAACCTGTATGTAACGGTAGTTAACACAAACGGCTGTACAGACACATCGCAAATTGTACCTGTTGAAGTACTGGAAACACCTGATGCTGCATTTTTGCTGGACAGCAGCCTTATATGCGAAGGATTAAGAGTACAATTTGCTATGATGTATCATCCACTACCGGGTGCCAAGGTGAAGTGGAATTTTGGTAATGGCAAAACGAGTACTGGTACCAACCCACTTATTGATTTTATTCAAAAAGGAAATTATCTGATAACCCTGTCGGTGATAAACCCAAATGGATGCAGCGATGTTGACAGTGTTCTACTAAACGTTGATTTTCCACTTAACCCTGAAGCAGTTTTTGGAACAAACCCTAATATCAATTCATTTTTTGATCCCAAAATTGAGTTTTATGATTTGTCAAAAAATGCCGTAGCATGGTATTGGAACTTTGGAGATGATGAGGCATCGTTTGAACAGAACCCGATACATTATTTTAAAGAAGCTGGAGAGCATAGAGTACAACTGACGGTAACGAATATTATAGGATGTCAGGATACACGGGAAGAAGTAATAATTATTTCACCATTATTTATACCTAACACATTTACGCCAAATGGAGATGGAAGGAATGAAGAGTTTTTTACAAGCAATTATGTTGCTGTGGTGCAATCGTTTAGTATGATAATATATAACCGATGGGGCGGTATCGTTTACGAATGCGATTCATTTAATAAACCATGGGATGGAAACGACTGGGCAGGTAATCCCGCACCACAAGGCACCTATGTTTACAAGATAAATGTGACCACCAAAGGAGGCAAGGCGCACGAGTTTGCAGGAAAAATAAACTTATTAAGGTAG